atcaacaaGTCCGGACCCCAATCCTCCCTCAGAGATCAAAGAACAAATCTTGGACCAGCTTActaggtgatatttgaactcatcGCCTAGCCCACTCCATAAGAAATAACGTTGAAGCTTCTTAATACGGGGTCTGCAACACCCGTGGGGAGAGGAAAGAGAGACATGAAATACGTAGGTAAATTGGAAATAGTGCTCTTAATGagggtaaccctaccacccttaTACCACTTTAAATTGGAATACTTTGTGTCCTGCTGAAAACATCATAGGTTTTGAAAGGTCAATGACTCGATGTTATGTTGCATTATACCACTTTGAATCTAAGGGCCGAAACTTGTTTACAACTTGAAGTCTTGCTGCTACCCGTCTTGAATTTGAGGGTGCCACTATACATGAATCATTTGAAAGCACAAGCAGTGGATGCAGGCATCCATCCTCTTCTTGACAGCGTGAGGAGTTTTCTGTCTACCGTGATATATAATTAACCATTTTCATGCAGGTTCTGTAATATTATGAGTGATTGGTCTCATTTTCTCCATTGACTATCTATTTCATCGTACTGCTCTTCTGATGAAGATCTTAGAAAATATCTGGTGATGCAGAGAGCAACTCTATTCCTCCCCAGACAATTTACCTTTCTTCATGAAgttgtttcttctttcttcccttATGTTATGGTGAGGCGGTAGTACAAAGGATTCTCCAGTATTTTTGTGCTGTCACCCTACTAGTAGGATGAGGGTTGGGTTCCATTTTCTACAACTCAGTCAACTTATGAGATAACTAATTCACATAAAGCATCACTTATACTGGTTATTGTTTTGTTATGCTTTGAAATGGGTTTTCAAGCTTGGTGTTTAAAATGGCAGTCAATTATCACTCTCTAGCTATCTGACTGCATGTCTGAGTGAGTAATCATAACTTACTCGAAGAAAATTCACTCTTTGCACAAGGGACTTTATGCAGTTCATGCTAACAACCAAGAGAAACCTTATGAGCATACAAAATCACTATCGATGCATGTCCCATGAGAGAGACCGTCTTGAACAGGATAGACCTGACTTCAGGTCTTCGTCTTAATTTATGCTATCTGATTTACTCTGATATCTACTTTGGTTACACCCTCAGTTGCAGATTCTTTCCATCCTGTTTCCTGCATCGCCAAATCCATGTTTTAATGGTCATACTTTAGAATAGAAATGGTCTTTTGGTCTCCATAAAATTAAGCAGGTCTATACTGCAACTTGTAGAGAAAAACTCCGATGTAATGTTTAGGAAATAGGTTGCAGAAGAACAAGCCCTAACTCTGCTTTAAGTTTTTTCTGTGCATTTAATATAACTGCTACATCATGTGCAATATTATGGCTCTTCATGCTACTTTATTCATATGCATGTTATCATATTACTGATTTATGATGGACTTTATGATTGCAGATGCCACAGCCATAAGCCATTCAATCCGTTTGTCTTCCGGCTGAACCTTCAATTGGTTTTGGTGTACAGTGTCTTCAAAGTGTTCTTGTTgtcgttgttttttttttggtaaggtaTCATACGTACTAGGTTCACTTCCAAGTAACGGGATAGATCTGTTTGTGGGGTGGTGGACCATAAATGTTGTGGATGGTCCTCAAATTTCAGTTCGCCATATGCCGCTTTTCTGATACTGTATGTTTATCTTGAGGAGTAATGTTCACACAATTTCACTTCTTCACACTTATTTCTCCACACGtttaggtggcttttaaaaccacTATTGGATTAAAATCTAATACCACCATTGGTTTTGATATGGAtctttattagattttaatccAATGGTGGTTTTAAAAGACACCTAAGAGTATGGAGAAGTGAGAGTGCGTGTAACATTACTTTTATCTTGAGCATCTGTACGACAGGGTGTCCTATCAAAGgtttatgtttcttttgttgCTGAAGTGTTTTTGGAGGATGATCATCTTTTCCTGAAAAGGTTTCAATCCCAGCTTGGgggttctttgatttttatttattttttattgaattcaGAAAAATTTATAATCCAGTATTAAGCTCATGAAAagtggaaaaataaaaacaaaaacaatgaacTTGTTTGATAAACCTCTCATTTCTATCCAAAAAAAAGTTAACATTACAaacaactttcttcacttttcacTCACAAAATTCAATACTCATTTTACATTTATGATACTAAAACACAACCTCTGAAAAAGGTTTATCAAACACCACTGATCTTTTTGGTTGTCTTAAACTAGTTTGTCTCCTGCGAATATAGGGTTCGGCTAACTCCTTGGTATATTACtatatatcaaattttttttttttttgtaagtactgTATATCAATTTTTACAAGGAAGCTTTTGTTGATCAAATATCTATAGATGTTGGTCCTTGTTGATCAAACTTGAGCAGTTGAATTGATCCACCGGCATTAATCTATGATAAAAGACGCTATGGTGTTTACAGTACCCGTCCAAGATGCACACGAAATAGGAGGAAGGATTATCATTTTTATGTTCCATGAAAGCCAGTCTTTGAACATTTATAGCCCAAAACAGCAATACTTGACGTTAAATGGAAGCAGCTTAGTAATTCTAGTAATACAAAAAATGGAACACAGGAAGtgcaaataattaatgaaaataagttAACAGGAATCGTATATCTTGGATTCTAAGATTTAAGCAAACAGAGACAAGTTCTCTCTCGTTTCCAAGGCATAACgttcaaacaataaatgatcTATTGACAGCACTTTTGCTCAGTCAGCTGATCTCTACAAAGATATGAACAGGGTATAGAAGTTCAAAGACAATAAATTTTAGATCTCCTCTCCATGCTTAAGCAGAGCAACATCCGACTTTCTTCACAGCTGATACATCATCCTTGTTTCCGACATTGATTGTTTTTCCTTTGGGCAAGGCTGCTGGGTCATCCCCAACATCAAGGGCCTTCCTGCTTACAACATGATAAATTTGAGTCAGCACTTCCGTGAATGCATTCTCAACATTCATAGACTCAAGGGCAGATGTTTCCATGAAAAAGGTGTTCTCTCGTTCAGCAAAAGCCTTGGCATCTTCAGTGGAAACTGCTCGCAGGTGCCGCAGGTCTGCCTTGTTTCCTACAAGCATGATCACAATGTTGGCATCAGTGTGATCCCGAAGCTCCTTCAGCCATCTCTCCACATTTTCAAATGTAACATGTCGGGTAACGTCGTAGACTAGTAAAGCACCCACAGCACCTCGATAATAGGCACTCGTGATTGCACGATACCTTTAGCAGAGAAAATGTGAAATAAGATGAATATATTCAAGTGTTATGATCCAACCAACTAAATATAGCAAGATGCACCCAAGTTGAAGTGGCCCTCAAAAGATGATTCTGCTAGTTTTAAACTTTgttaggatttttatttattttttattttttatgaataaaccATGGGCTGTGGTTTGTTCCCATATTGGCTGGGGTTTGTATTGGAAGCTATCTGCTAGATTGTAGGATGACCTCAAGACTAAAGATCATTCTTGCTTTTCCCTATTTTGTATCCATAATCATTTTGAAGACCCTAGCATGGGTTCCACCACAAGCAATAACATGAGAAAATTAATTAGTGCTgaacaagaaaggaaaaacaGTTTCATACTAGGACAATTCGTTTTGAAGCTAACAGTCTAGTCGCGACAATGATTCTAGTTTAAACAACTTACATACTCAAGGAAATAAACAAACAGGATTAGAAGGGAAATatgagaaggggggggggggggggggggggggacgcTCTTGAACCCAAATTAGGACGTCTCCAAGTCAGTTTGCTTAGCAAACTCAATGCCATGAATAGCGGTCTTGTTGGCTTAGCAGGCCCGGGTCAGGGAGTGATTGGGGTGTGTAGCTTGGTGTGGAGGCATGAAGGGGAGGAGGGGGATGAAAGATCAGGCGAGAGAGGATAGAAAAAAGATCTAGGGTTACAAGGTTGGGCAACTAGATGTAGATTTTGGGAGGGATAAAGCCAAGGCATGAAAGCGAGAGGGAATGAGGTAACTCAAAAAAGAGAGGCTAAGTCAGAAGGTGAGTGATGTATTGACTCACACTGACGAGCAGGGTTGAGGTCTCAAAAGAGTGGGAAATGGGTTTTAATTGAAGTAAGTCATTTTGGTTTCATAAGAAAAATGACCTCAATATCCGAAAACACACTGCGCTGTCGGTTTCTTCGACACCTTGATCAACCCTATGAATGACTCAATGAGAGGGTTTTTAGAATAAGCCGTCTCCATTTGTTTCAGTAAACCCAATCAAGAAGCatggagagagtgagagtgagagaaatcTTGGGGCTGTGAGGGGACCATGAGGGAGATTGGGGCCATGAGAGAGGAGTGCCAATTGGCGGTGCCAGTCGGAAAGAAAGGGCTAGTGGCAGAGTCCCAAAGAGAGAGGAATGCAGGGACGCAGGGAGAGGCTGGCAGAAGAGAGGCATCTGAGAAACACCCTAAGAGAAAATGAAGTGTTTATATGACCTAGTAGGGTCGATAGGGTTGTTATATACCAGTTTTCGATAGGGTTGTTATATACCAGTTTTCGACAATCGTAACTGACAGCCAAACTAACAGTATTAATTGTGGAATTTTTCTAACCGACCAATTTCAACACTCGTAACTGCAGATCAGTTTGGTTTGGAGACATCCATTGATGCAATTAGGCTGATTGTTCCAGCAAGCAACAGCCTTGATTCAGTCTTTCGAAACAACGCAAATCCAGACTGCACCGGCCAGTGATCAACCATAGACATTCAAAAATCAAAGTAAAATGATGATGCCAAAAAGTACTTGTCCAAGTAACTACATTATAAAGACGGTCGTCATTAATGGATCCAGCCTATATGAACAAGAATTTTATGCAACAATGCCACCAACAATATATAATATCGAAAAAAAAGCCCTGAAAACTGATTTCCATGACAAGTAAATATTCATGTCAGAACAAGAGAAAGTAACATAATGTGTTTTCATTTGTCTTGTAAAGGCTACATATCGGTTCCATATAGAAAATCGTAAAAAACCCAGTTAAGTCTTGCACAATTATTAAGTTAATAAAGTTTCCTTTGTGCTTACAAACCCCAACTGCCATTTCTTCTCTTTCCCTCAATTTTATCCGCAAccaaaaaaaagtgtaaacGAAAGAAAAATGCAAGCCGCATgaaatccatataaattatataaccACATGTAACAATATCTAAGGAAATTTCAAGATCTATGAAACTCCCAAAATTCAAGACCAAATGCAATTTCAAGATCCACagcaaaaaaaaccaaaaaaaaatccacgAAAGAGAATGCGAGACACGAAATGGGAGAGAACCTTTCTTGGCCAGCGGTGTCCCAAATCTGGGCCTTGACGACCTTATCATCGACCCGAATACTTCTCGTGGCGAACTCGACCCCAATTGTGGACTTGGATTCCAGGCTAAACTCGTTCCTCGTGAACCTCGACAACAGGTTCGATTTGCCCACACCCGAGTCCCCGATCAGCACCACCTTGAACAAGTAATCGTAATCATCATCTGATCTGTACGCCCCCATCTCCTGCACAAGCACTCTCTTTAAAATCCGtttggaaagagagaaaattgttgTGCAGCAAGTTTGCTTTTCCGGGAATTCGTTTTGGTGTCAATGAAGCATTCCTCGTGTGTTTGTGTGAAAACCGGTGGcctggtgagagagagagagtctgcGAAGAGCGAGCTGGAAATATGGGGTTTCTTAGTTGGCAATATGGTTTGGTAAAtttaatttaactttttcagtttttttttaccGGCGATGGAACCTTCGGTTACTTGCATTTCTTTCAACTTTGTTTTTAACCCCGTGTCCACGTGTCCACTTTATtagttttctagtttttttttttttttttttttttttttttttttttttttattgaaataattaGTTTTCAATGTTATCTTGGGACAGACAGTGAGATTTATCAATCTATTAAATGAACATGTATATGAACAGATCATAAACAGCTTGAACTCcactctattattttatttttattattttgtatatcattattttttaacttttataatGAGAATATCttaactattttaaaatataaaaatgagcTCTCTTATAAATGTAAGAGATATAGCTTGAATTAAAGGACAAAAATATCCATTTTCTCTTGCCTATACCTTTTTATTAGGAAAAACTATACATATTCTTCTCAAATTACTactcaattgttaatgtccctccaaactatcaattgtgttaatgtcacCTCTCAAATTgtcaaaacatgtcaatgtttcctctaagaccaacaaaaagacaaaaatatctttataaatttgaaaataaaaaaaaaactaaaaaaataaatttttaaaaaacaaattaaaaaaattaaggaaaaaaggaaaaaaaaaataaaaataaaaacaaaaaagaacgaaaagttcaaaaaaaaaaactgaaaattatataaaaaaaaattaaaaaaacaaacaaaaaaaaagaagaaagaaaaacccttttttattttttatttttttgtataacgttttgttatttaaaattttttaaaataattttttagtttttttttttaaaaaattaataattttatgaatggtatttttgtcattatgggGGACGTTGACATTTTTTGGGTAGTTTATGAGGAGATGTTGACACAATTAGGGGTGAACATagggccgggggggggggggggggggggggggggggggtttctcCCCTTTtcggccccgccccgcacccctgCGGGTTCCTTAAAGTGGACCCGTAAACCACACAGAAAATGAAGAATCCTTGCGATACGGGGTGATGTGGGGCGGGGATGTGCAGGGTGGGTgggaagagggggggggggggggggtttctcAGAAACAAgcaagcaaccaaacaaatcaaTGATTTTCTCATGAACCAAACAAAACATAGTGAAATTTAAGCAACAGGGAAACACCAACCTATGGTTCGACGAGGAACGGAGGTCGCAATTGCAATCGACCAGTCAGAACGGTGATGCCACCCCCATCGCTCTCCATGGTCGCCATTCCGCAAACCCTAGAAGAATTGAAGaaccagaagaagaagaagaataagtcGAGGAGCAAGTGAGAAAGACCAAGAGCCGATGTCCGTAGAGAGAAGGACgaagaaaatgaggaaaatgaaagaagattctagagagagaccgagagctAGCCTAAACGCACCGTATGCGTGGCCCGTGGGAGTTGTTCTCAATTTGttctttacttgtttatttCCACCCTTTCCTAAACGCACCGTAGCAATATGCAGCCTGACAATGTTCATCAAATGACCAAACGCACCGTTTGGAGGGTGAGTTGTTAACAGCTGTAGCATGTTTGTAAAACACTTTCAAATGTATCTCACTATCTTAgccttcgtttttttttttttttttttgagaaaatgtatCTCAGCCTTTAGATTACCCACGTAGCTtcgtctctttcttttccttttcaggTTTCAATGTGTTTCACTTTCAtggtttcaaactttcaatttcagGTTTTGTCTTCTGTTGATCTCTTCGCAAATCTTAGCCGCTGTCCAGACCCATCCTCCTCTGGTCCTCCTCAATCTTCAGAGCCAAAGAATCCAAAGTTAGTATTActaatgaagatgaagaaatggTGACTAGTGAGGGACAGCCGGAGTCGCCGGACAGTGgggttaggattttttatttttaggtgtttTAGGTTTATGCGGGGAGGTGCGGGGCGGTGTGGGGATCTGGTGttgaaaaaaatcctaaacccgTGCCCCGCCCCTCCCCGCATGGTTTGGCAAAAATCGAACCCGTGCCCCTAAACATCAACGTAAAAACCGGTAGGGGCGGTGCGGTTCATGCGGGTTGGTGCGGGGATGTGCGGTTTTTGCTCAGTCCtagacacaattggtagtttcgAGAGAATATTGACAAtaaagtagtagtttgaggaggttatgtatattttttcatttttattaataaagcaTGCTAAACATCCTCACATTTTCAATTTCCAAACGTTACaaaaactcttctttttttttttgacatgtccacacaagaagagggagagagattcgaactagtgaccttcgcttcatgaggcatggtctccagccgattgaactactcATTGGGGGACACAAAACTCTCTCCTAagccttttattattattatttttttatatagataaaaaatttatatgttgaATTTGTTATTGTCAATTTGTGAATCGTGACATATTTTTTGCCATGACTTGGTGACAACTGTTTTTACCGCGAAAATATTTAGCAAGAACATTATTGGGTGGGCATCGGAAGAGGCTTCAATTTTTGCCTCCGCCTCAGTGGGGAATGTTGGAATGACCCTTGTCGGAGGTCATTTTCGTATGTTTAGAAaattaaactactttttactttcttatttaaatgcattttaaaatagttttcattatcttttctctatactatttaaatattttttaaattaaatgctaggaaaaagagaaaggaaaaaggaaattatttaaatattattttaaataaatgctagagAAATGAGAGAtggaagatatttttttttatattagaaTGATATTAGGGGTACTACTTTTGCTTTCctagatttaaaaaattatgttacaacttttgattttttttggtgttttcttaGTTTaggaaacaccaaaaaaatctAATTCGACagttttttaagagttttctttatatttaaaaagtgaatgaatttttttttaaaaaaactactGTTTGTGTTCTAAGTTGGTCATGTTAGAACAAGTAATTGTTATTTGGTGCTGTGAAAGAACATAGGAGCATGACAATAACAAGTTATTGGGCAGGCCCAATCTTTAACCCACTGGATTGAACCTCAAAATTCTTCTGATAATGGGAAGGCGTAGAgctaaattaagaaaaatttactTATTACTTCAGattattttatcacttttataattatattttatttttaaactttaaaaagtgttatttaATATCACCATTTTTCAGAAGTATATATGCAACGTCAACCATCCGGTCAAAATTTAGTGTTATATCAACCGTTCGACATTACAAACTTTTGAAAGATAGTGAGtttaaattgacaattttttaaatttaaagatataattataaaaataatgaaaaataatgtgATAAAGTGAAGTTTTCCCGATAAATTAAGATGGAAGTTTTGCATGCCTTTCTTTGTTAAAGGAAtttcaattgaaaaatgttttaaatgtaGAAATTTTGCTTTATATAATCACTGTACAGAACTACAGGTATTGCCCTTCATAATACGGTCTGCATTGTTCAGCCAATCCCACGATTCCCACCCAAGTTGATAAAGAAGTACTACTTTGTAAAAACTAGGCCCAAATCCGTACGCAAATGATTTGTGATACCAACATTCGCAATATATGGGCTTTGTATAGACTTCCAAGGACAAGGagtatttgttttctttttaacaaactCCAGATCCTTCATTGTTGAAAAGAAACCCTAAAGGAGATTACAAGAAGGCCAAAGCTAGAACAAAtacaagaacaagaacaaagaaGCTGAGAACACTGCTCAAAGGCTACATCAGTGCCCATAGGCCATTGTAGTGAATAATGATGAAGAAACTCCATCCATTAAGTCAGAAAAGATCCTGACGTAAAACAGCTATCAAAAGGTAGACTGTGAGCAATGATACAAGAAAgtacaaatacaaacagaaaaaaatatgaaaactagCACCAGGAGAACCGCCGTCGGAGCTCAGTGCGTGTAGATCACGCGCCTATTCCGAGAACCTTTCCAGCATCAAACGACCTCCAAAAACTCAAAACGACAATAAACGAAGTTGGATATGCAAACTGTGACCCTCACATGCTATCCCAGGGAGGACGCTCTCCGGCGCGTGCTGGCCATGCGCTGCACAAGAAAGAGCCGCATAGCCCCATCGAGTGACTACCATGACCGGAGGAGGCCGGCGACCACTAAAGAAAAGCTCCTAATCGATGAACACCCAGCCGAGGCTTATATATCTAGCAGTAAAGCACAACTCCACCGAAGATCCACCGACATCCGCCATTCCCACAAGCCAGAGC
This DNA window, taken from Alnus glutinosa chromosome 5, dhAlnGlut1.1, whole genome shotgun sequence, encodes the following:
- the LOC133868505 gene encoding ras-related protein RABA1f-like, with translation MGAYRSDDDYDYLFKVVLIGDSGVGKSNLLSRFTRNEFSLESKSTIGVEFATRSIRVDDKVVKAQIWDTAGQERYRAITSAYYRGAVGALLVYDVTRHVTFENVERWLKELRDHTDANIVIMLVGNKADLRHLRAVSTEDAKAFAERENTFFMETSALESMNVENAFTEVLTQIYHVVSRKALDVGDDPAALPKGKTINVGNKDDVSAVKKVGCCSA